A genomic window from Triticum urartu cultivar G1812 chromosome 7, Tu2.1, whole genome shotgun sequence includes:
- the LOC125521793 gene encoding photosystem I P700 chlorophyll a apoprotein A2-like yields MLDHKEAIISHLSWASLFLGFHTLGLYVHNDVMLAFGTPEKQILIEPIFAQWIQSAHGKTTYGFDILLSSTNGPAFNAGRSLWLPRWLNAVNENSNSLFLTIGPGDFLVHHAIALGLHTTTLILVKGTLDARDSKLMPDKKDFGYSFPCDGPGRGGTCDISAWHAFYLAVFWMLNTIGWVTFYWHWKHITLWQGNVSQFNESSTYLMGWLRDYLWLNSSQLINGYNPFGMNSLSVWAWMFLFGHLVWATGFMFLISWRGYWQELIETLAWAHERTPLANLIRWRDKPVALSIVQARLVGLAHFSVGYIFTYAAFLIASTSGKFG; encoded by the coding sequence ATGTTAGACCATAAAGAAGCTATCATATCTCATTTAAGTTGGGCTAGCCTCTTTCTAGGATTCCATACCTTGGGCCTTTATGTTCATAACGACGTCATGCTTGCTTTTGGTACTCCAGAAAAGCAAATCTTGATCGAACCTATATTTGCCCAATGGATACAATCTGCTCATGGCAAGACGACATATGGGTTCGATATACTCTTATCTTCAACGAATGGCCCCGCTTTCAATGCGGGTCGAAGCCTATGGTTGCCCAGATGGTTGAATGCTGTTAATGAGAATAGTAATTCGCTTTTCTTAACAATAGGACCTGGGGATTTCTTGGTTCATCATGCTATTGCTCTAGGTTTGCATACAACTACATTGATTTTAGTAAAGGGCACTTTAGATGCACGCGATTCCAAATTAATGCCAGATAAAAAGGATTTTGGATATAGTTTTCCTTGTGACGGCCCAGGGCGCGGCGGTACTTGTGATATTTCTGCTTGGCACGCATTTTATTTGGCAGTTTTCTGGATGTTAAATACCATTGGGTGGGTTACTTTTTATTGGCATTGGAAACATATCACATTATGGCAGGGCAACGTTTCACAATTTAATGAATCCTCCACTTATTTGATGGGATGGTTAAGAGATTACCTATGGTTAAACTCTTCACAACTTATCAATGGATATAATCCTTTTGGGATGAATAGTTTATCGGTATGGGCGTGGATGTTCTTATTTGGACATCTTGTTTGGGCTACTGGATTTATGTTCTTAATTTCCTGGCGGGGGTATTGGCAGGAATTAATTGAGACTTTAGCATGGGCTCATGAACGCACACCTTTAGCTAATTTAATTCGCTGGAGAGATAAGCCCGTGGCTCTTTCCATTGTGCAAGCAAGATTGGTTGGATTAGCTCACTTTTCCGTGGGTTATATATTCACTTATGCAGCTTTCTTGATTGCCTCAACATCAGGCAAGTTTGGTTAA
- the LOC125521792 gene encoding LOW QUALITY PROTEIN: ATP synthase subunit alpha, chloroplastic-like (The sequence of the model RefSeq protein was modified relative to this genomic sequence to represent the inferred CDS: deleted 1 base in 1 codon) translates to MATLRVDEIHKILRERIEQYNRKVGIENIGRVVQVGDGIARIIGLGEIMSGELVEFAEGTRGIALNLESKNVGIVLMGDGLMIQEGSFVKATGRIAQIPVSEAYLGRVVNALAKPIDGKGEIIASESRLIESPAPSIISRRSVYEPLQTGLIAIDSMIPIGRGQRELIIGDRQTGKTAVATDTILNQKGQGVICVYVAIGQRASSVAQVVTTFHEEGAMEYTIVVAEMADSPATLQYLAPYTGAALAEYFMYRERHTLIIYDDLSKQAQAYRQMSLLLRRPPGREAYPGDVFYLHSRLLERAAKLNSLLGEGSMTALPIVETQSGDVSAYIPTNVISITDRQIFLSADLFNAGIRPAINVGISVSRVGSAAQIKSMKQVVGKSKLELAQFAELQAFAQFASALDKTSQNQLARGRRLRKLLKQSQANPLPVEEQIATIYTGTRGYLYSLEIEQVNKFLDELCKHLKDTKPQFQEIISSSKTFTEQAEILLKEGIQEQLEWFSLQ, encoded by the exons ATGGCAACCCTTCGAGTCGACGAAATTCATAAAATTCTCCGCGAACGTATTGAACAATATAATAGGAAAGTAGGGATTGAGAATATAGGTCGCGTAGTTCAAGTGGGGGATGGGATTGCTCGTATTATAGGTCTTGGTGAAATAATGTCAGGTGAATTAGTCGAATTTGCAGAAGGTACTAGGGGTATTGCTCTGAATTTGGAATCCAAAAATGTTGGGATTGTATTAATGGGCGATGGGTTGATGATACAAGAGGGAAGTTTTGTAAAAGCAACAGGAAGAATTGCTCAGATACCCGTGAGTGAGGCTTACTTGGGTCGTGTTGTAAATGCTCTGGCTAAACCTATTGATGGGAAAGGCGAAATTATAGCTTCCGAATCTCGCTTAATTGAATCTCCTGCTCCAAGTATAATTTCCAGGCGTTCCGTATACGAACCTCTTCAAACAGGGCTTATTGCTATCGATTCGATGATCCCTATAGGGCGCGGTCAGCGAGAGTTAATTATTGGGGACAGACAGACTGGCAAAACAGCAGTAGCCACAGATACAATTCTCAATCAAAAAGGGCAAGGTGTAATATGTGTTTATGTAGCTATCGGTCAAAGAGCATCCTCCGTAGCTCAAGTAGTAACTACTTTCCATGAGGAGGGGGCCATGGAATACACTATTGTAGTAGCTGAAATGGCGGATTCACCTGCTACATTACAATACCTCGCTCCTTATACGGGAGCAGCCCTGGCTGAGTATTTTATGTACCGCGAACGGCATACTTTAATAATTTATGATGATCTCTCCAAACAGGCACAAGCTTATCGCCAAATGTCCCTTCTATTAAGAAGACCTCCCGGACGTGAGGCTTATCCAGGGGATGTTTTTTATTTGCATTCACGCCTTTTAGAAAGAGCCGCTAAATTAAATTCTCTTTTAGGCGAAGGAAGTATGACCGCTTTACCAATAGTTGAGACTCAATCTGGAGACGTTTCCGCCTATATTCCTACTAATGTT ATCTCCATTACAGATAGACAAATATTCTTATCTGCGGATCTATTCAATGCCGGAATTCGACCCGCTATTAATGTGGGTATTTCTGTTTCCAGAGTAGGATCCGCGGCTCAAATTAAATCCATGAAACAAGTAGTTGGCAAATCAAAATTGGAACTAGCGCAATTCGCAGAGTTACAAGCCTTTGCACAATTCGCCTCTGCTCTCGATAAAACAAGTCAGAATCAATTGGCAAGGGGTCGACGATTAAGGAAATTGCTTAAACAATCCCAGGCAAATCCTCTCCCAGTGGAAGAGCAGATAGCTACTATTTATACCGGAACAAGAGGATATCTTTATTCGTTAGAAATTGAACAGGTAAATAAATTTCTGGATGAGTTATGTAAACATCTAAAAGATACTAAACCTCAATTCCAAGAAATTATATCTTCTAGCAAGACATTCACCGAGCAAGCGGAAATCCTTTTGAAGGAAGGTATTCAGGAACAGCTGGAATGGTTTTCTCTTCAGTAA